Proteins encoded in a region of the Podospora pseudopauciseta strain CBS 411.78 chromosome 6, whole genome shotgun sequence genome:
- a CDS encoding hypothetical protein (EggNog:ENOG503P0RM), with amino-acid sequence MLRKKDTFTVITPIPGFIPRQLAIDILHSHSEVITLNPLVIDHKPIAAPQNAETDEYYSTWYEITERLQLVPGIGKMGSSTIKFNGCFHDMPWGLQTHVYAPMNIDMRSTYRIAGNQPGVEPPEVPEIGLKALGVPSDGLYLREDIEIKCNVTMVSYVRSQMKKASAEMLQRMIKKAELLDAGVLSAMIEDGKLKTLNPADRRNTVRSPLPSPSSLHYSPSINGGSTPPQMHSPRMPYQIPRVTSVHNPYGRPGTAGSQGPGGLQQQIQAAQQQQQQPPQYGQIPHDNGPQELPGVEAGQTNNNNNNNFAVEMPGDFVFANVDPNRPLTNHGSPHSQQGQWSNAGSRPASYQSSITSPNPDLKGGYPGQQQQLAPHRETNEEHHTGQRKHDSIQKSPYAAYNPADYAKVPSPLQPGGGQQQQQQGQQYTQQRYGY; translated from the exons ATGTTGCGGAAGAAGGACACCTTCACCGTCATCACGCCCATCCCGGGCTTTATCCCCCGCCAACTCGCCATTGATATTCTTCATTCCCATTCAGAAGTCATCACGCTCAACCCGCTGGTTATCGACCACAAGCCCATCGCGGCGCCTCAAAATGCCGAGACCGATGAGTATTACTCGACTTGGTATGAGATCACGGAGCGCCTCCAGCTCGTGCCTGGAATCGGCAAGATGGGATCCTCGACTATCAAGTTCAACGGCTGCTTTCACGATATGCCCTGGGGACTTCAAACACACGTCTACGCGCCCATGAATATCGACATGCGCAGCACCTATCGCATCGCGGGTAACCAACCCGGTGTCGAGCCCCCCGAGGTGCCAGAGATTGGCCTCAAAGCATTAGGCGTACCTTCGGACGGACTCTACCTCCGCGAGGACATCGAAATCAAGTGCAACGTCACCATGGTCAGCTATGTCAGGTCTCAGATGAAGAAGGCGTCGGCCGAAATGTTGCAGAGGAtgatcaagaaggccgagcTGCTGGATGCCGGTGTGCTGTCAGCCATGATTGAGGACGGAAAGCTGAAGACGCTCAACCCAGCCGACAGACGCAACACTGTACGATCACCATTGCCGTCTCCTTCCAGTCTTCACTACTCACCGTCTATCAACGGCGGCAGCACCCCGCCGCAGATGCACTCACCAAGAATGCCGTACCAAATCCCCAGAGTCACATCAGTGCACAACCCCTACGGACGACCCGGCACGGCAGGCTCTCAAGGGCCGGGGGGTCTCCAGCAGCAAATCCAAGcagcccagcaacagcagcaacaaccaccccaatACGGGCAAATCCCCCATGATAACGGCCCCCAGGAACTCCCCGGCGTAGAGGCCGGccaaaccaacaacaacaacaacaacaactttgcCGTCGAAATGCCTGGCGACTTTGTCTTTGCCAACG TTGATCCAAACCgccccctcaccaaccacGGCAGTCCACACTCGCAGCAGGGCCAGTGGTCGAATGCGGGTTCACGCCCTGCGAGTTATCAGTCAAGCATCACGTCTCCGAACCCTGATCTGAAAGGGGGGTACCCagggcagcaacagcagttGGCGCCGCATAGGGAGACGAATGAGGAGCATCACACGGGGCAGAGGAAGCATGATTCGATTCAGAAGTCGCCTTATGCGGCGTATAACCCGGCTGATTACGCAAAGGTTCCTTCGCCTTTGCAGCCGGGtggggggcagcagcagcagcagcaagggcaGCAGTATACGCAGCAGCGGTATGGATATTGA